In the genome of Pirellulaceae bacterium, one region contains:
- the rfaE2 gene encoding D-glycero-beta-D-manno-heptose 1-phosphate adenylyltransferase → MNLLNSLSRIQQPKIMVLGDLMLDQYTWGTTNRTSQEAPVMVLQVQKREHRLGGASNVCHMLQVLGSNVTCAGVIGADAAGKTLIELLAAADINTELVLQCEERLTTQKERFVGNSGSGLPGQLLRVDTEATTAISPQIEQRLIEGLIRALPGHDALLISDYAKGACTEKCVQAAIHAAKDAEIPILVDPGRCRDFSIYRHATLIKPNRTETEEATQSGMEHPEDAMQAGKKLCQQYDFEMAVITLDADGMALVPSDGAGEVYSTKARSVFDITGAGDMVLSVLGLCLGSGLPPEESVQLANIAAGIVVDRTGVCTILRDEIRSELTAQRNSLRKQVTLDQAAQFAEESRRRGQRVVFTNGCFDLLHVGHVTYLEEAASHGEALIVGVNSDTSVRRLKGPQRPIISEEDRVAMLASLACVSRVIIFDEDTPHQMLQRIQPDVLVKGGTYQPHEVVGREVVESYGGRVSVTRVLDGVSTTRIVESLSSPGQKPSKTRSSISPGRLRHAS, encoded by the coding sequence GTGAATTTACTCAATTCTCTCTCGCGCATCCAGCAACCGAAAATCATGGTGTTGGGTGATCTGATGCTAGACCAGTACACCTGGGGAACGACCAATCGCACGAGCCAGGAAGCTCCCGTGATGGTGCTCCAGGTGCAGAAGCGGGAACACCGCTTGGGTGGCGCCTCCAACGTCTGCCATATGCTTCAAGTCTTGGGCAGCAACGTCACTTGTGCGGGAGTGATCGGAGCAGATGCAGCAGGGAAAACGCTCATTGAATTGCTCGCTGCGGCCGACATTAACACAGAACTTGTGCTTCAGTGCGAGGAACGGTTAACCACGCAAAAAGAACGGTTTGTTGGAAATTCAGGCTCTGGACTCCCAGGTCAATTACTCCGTGTCGACACGGAGGCGACCACAGCAATTAGCCCGCAAATCGAACAACGATTGATTGAAGGTCTGATCCGTGCATTGCCTGGACATGACGCATTATTAATCTCTGATTACGCAAAAGGCGCGTGCACCGAGAAATGCGTGCAAGCAGCGATTCACGCTGCAAAAGACGCTGAGATCCCGATCCTTGTCGACCCGGGCCGCTGTCGCGACTTTTCCATCTATCGTCATGCAACCCTGATCAAGCCAAACCGAACAGAGACGGAAGAAGCAACCCAGTCCGGAATGGAACATCCCGAAGATGCCATGCAAGCAGGAAAAAAACTCTGCCAACAATATGACTTTGAGATGGCGGTCATCACGCTCGATGCAGACGGCATGGCGTTGGTACCAAGTGACGGGGCAGGTGAGGTTTATTCGACGAAAGCCCGTTCGGTCTTTGACATCACCGGCGCCGGCGACATGGTTCTTTCCGTCTTGGGCCTCTGTTTGGGAAGTGGCCTTCCTCCAGAAGAATCGGTCCAATTGGCTAATATTGCGGCTGGAATTGTCGTCGACCGCACGGGTGTTTGCACCATTTTGCGAGATGAAATCCGCAGCGAACTCACAGCTCAACGAAACTCACTGCGAAAACAAGTGACGTTGGATCAGGCAGCCCAATTCGCAGAGGAAAGTCGGCGACGTGGCCAAAGGGTAGTATTTACCAACGGCTGCTTTGACCTCCTTCACGTGGGACACGTCACCTATCTCGAAGAGGCTGCATCTCATGGCGAGGCACTGATTGTGGGCGTCAATAGCGACACAAGTGTCCGGCGATTAAAAGGACCACAGCGACCCATTATTTCCGAGGAAGACCGAGTCGCCATGCTCGCCTCGCTGGCCTGCGTAAGTCGCGTGATAATTTTCGATGAAGATACCCCGCATCAGATGCTGCAAAGAATTCAACCTGATGTGCTTGTCAAAGGCGGCACCTACCAACCACACGAAGTCGTTGGGCGAGAAGTTGTCGAATCCTACGGAGGGCGAGTCAGCGTTACTCGAGTTCTGGACGGCGTCTCGACAACCAGAATCGTAGAGTCCCTCAGCTCGCCTGGCCAAAAACCGTCAAAAACGCGATCATCCATTTCGCCAGGGAGGCTTCGCCATGCGTCATAA
- a CDS encoding glycosyltransferase family 2 protein, whose protein sequence is MRHKLSVMIPCKNEQENILSCIESVRAIADEIVVADSGSEDNTLPLVEELGFCRVIKREYVDAGNFKNWVIPQMTHEWVLTIDADERVTPALAAEIQNTLTDEKSQNGYWIYRNNHFMGHPLRHTSWGQDRVIRLFRRDVGRYREYTDHSEITMPADQVGFLKERLTHYTCWDYDNYLQKMLRYTDQQAKIWYQEGRKPSLFRLFCNGPLRFFRCYVVQRGFLDGLAGFQVSALTGFYSFMKQARLWHMHHARHRSELETQ, encoded by the coding sequence ATGCGTCATAAACTGAGTGTCATGATTCCTTGTAAAAACGAGCAAGAAAACATTTTGTCGTGCATTGAGTCAGTTCGTGCAATCGCCGACGAAATCGTGGTGGCCGATTCCGGGTCCGAAGACAATACATTGCCTCTCGTCGAAGAGCTAGGATTTTGCCGAGTCATCAAACGAGAATACGTTGATGCGGGCAACTTCAAAAACTGGGTCATTCCACAAATGACTCACGAGTGGGTGTTAACCATTGACGCGGATGAACGAGTCACACCTGCACTCGCAGCAGAAATTCAAAACACCCTCACAGATGAAAAATCCCAAAACGGCTACTGGATCTATCGCAACAATCACTTCATGGGTCACCCGCTCCGCCACACGTCCTGGGGCCAAGATCGAGTCATTCGACTCTTCCGTCGTGACGTCGGACGCTATCGCGAATACACCGACCATAGCGAAATCACCATGCCCGCCGATCAAGTTGGCTTTTTGAAAGAAAGACTGACCCATTACACGTGCTGGGACTACGACAATTACCTACAAAAAATGCTGCGATACACAGACCAACAAGCCAAAATCTGGTACCAGGAAGGTCGAAAACCAAGCCTATTCCGCTTGTTCTGCAACGGGCCCTTGCGTTTCTTCCGATGCTATGTGGTGCAACGAGGTTTTCTCGACGGGCTTGCCGGATTTCAAGTTTCCGCGTTGACCGGGTTTTATTCGTTCATGAAACAAGCGAGGCTTTGGCACATGCATCACGCCAGGCATCGGTCAGAACTCGAAACCCAATAA
- a CDS encoding glycosyltransferase, whose amino-acid sequence MISTFEYPIGVSGPLALPRIAIVSTQRRWHGGEVQAALLAEGLRNRGHHCLILARQGGSFAKRMRERGFSVVTFGGRGRLPAAQWKIRRALQRFRVDVLHYNDPHAMVAAGVASWGLQVPLRVASRRVDFPLKSVQLYRAFCDGLICVSRAVKTICQQGGYPEHRLHLVHDGVDPARMKVGKRSVGRRSLDLHAKQQLLLSVAKLTDHKGHRYLLEGMPRVFRKFPDAILALAGEGSLRQELEQQVDQLGLQDKVRFLGYRSDVPDLMAAADLFVVPSHMEGLCSSIIDAMLIGCPVVGTRAGGIPDLLEETTSQAELGWVVPSRDGDALGDAIVMALSSPQLARDRANAAQERALSEFTDRSMVNGTIGVYQRLLRQSQAFQRPSDLLTTASCSAT is encoded by the coding sequence ATGATCTCCACTTTTGAATATCCGATTGGCGTCAGCGGCCCTCTGGCTCTGCCCCGTATTGCGATTGTTTCCACGCAACGGCGCTGGCATGGTGGAGAGGTGCAGGCCGCTTTGCTAGCGGAAGGACTTCGCAATCGGGGCCATCACTGTCTGATCCTAGCGCGCCAGGGGGGAAGCTTTGCCAAACGCATGCGCGAGAGAGGTTTTTCGGTGGTGACCTTCGGCGGTCGCGGTCGCCTGCCTGCAGCGCAATGGAAGATTCGTCGCGCGCTTCAACGGTTTCGCGTCGATGTGCTGCACTATAACGATCCACACGCAATGGTGGCTGCCGGAGTTGCCTCTTGGGGGCTGCAGGTTCCTCTGCGCGTTGCGTCACGTCGCGTTGACTTTCCACTTAAGTCCGTCCAGCTCTATCGAGCCTTTTGCGATGGTCTGATTTGCGTTTCCCGAGCAGTGAAAACGATTTGCCAACAGGGAGGCTATCCCGAGCATCGTCTGCATTTGGTGCACGACGGTGTTGATCCGGCACGCATGAAGGTGGGGAAACGATCCGTTGGACGTCGGTCTCTTGATTTGCATGCCAAGCAACAACTGTTGCTTTCGGTTGCCAAGTTAACTGATCACAAAGGGCATCGTTATCTGTTGGAAGGCATGCCTCGCGTGTTTCGAAAGTTTCCCGATGCGATTCTTGCACTTGCCGGAGAAGGTAGTTTGCGGCAGGAATTGGAGCAACAAGTCGATCAATTGGGGCTTCAAGACAAAGTTCGTTTCTTGGGCTATCGATCGGATGTTCCCGATTTGATGGCGGCTGCGGATCTGTTTGTGGTTCCGTCGCATATGGAAGGACTCTGCAGTTCTATCATCGACGCCATGTTGATTGGCTGTCCCGTGGTTGGCACACGTGCGGGCGGCATTCCCGACCTGTTAGAAGAGACGACTTCACAGGCAGAACTGGGGTGGGTCGTTCCATCTCGCGATGGGGACGCTTTGGGTGATGCGATTGTGATGGCGTTGAGCTCACCTCAGTTGGCTCGTGATCGTGCCAATGCAGCTCAGGAACGAGCCTTGTCGGAGTTCACTGATCGATCGATGGTGAACGGTACGATCGGCGTCTATCAACGCTTGCTGCGACAATCCCAGGCCTTTCAAAGGCCGAGTGATCTGTTGACGACAGCCTCCTGTTCGGCGACCTAG
- the waaF gene encoding lipopolysaccharide heptosyltransferase II, whose product MHCRRRTIKVGVFLPNWIGDVVMATPTLRILRQFYGRDTQLIGIMRPYVAEVLSGTDWINNIFPYDRRSNDSSIGTVSLIRRLRKTRLDSVLLLTNSLRSAAIARVSQVPQRIGYVRYGRGFLLTERLYPPRDGFQLEPVSALDYYLNLAQSVGATVDSRQTQLATTSAEEQQADAIWDQIGFGSGRQVVALNTGGAYGSAKQWPLEYFATLAARLTRELNAHVVVLCGPAEVSSAERIVELANSDQVKSLAGKKVSIGLSKAIVKRSDLLISTDSGPRHFGAAFNVPTITLFGPTDPRWSENYHQNAIHLSREVACGPCAERSCPIGHHRCMRELTVDHVFNAANHLIQRTQSSRHVA is encoded by the coding sequence ATGCACTGCAGGAGAAGAACCATTAAGGTCGGGGTGTTCTTGCCAAATTGGATCGGGGATGTGGTCATGGCCACACCCACGTTGCGAATCCTCCGTCAATTTTACGGACGTGACACGCAACTGATTGGAATCATGCGTCCTTATGTCGCCGAAGTCTTAAGCGGTACGGATTGGATAAACAACATTTTTCCATACGATCGTCGGTCAAATGATTCGAGTATCGGTACGGTTTCTTTGATCCGTCGACTTCGAAAAACGCGTCTGGACTCTGTCCTGCTGCTGACAAACTCTCTACGTTCCGCCGCCATCGCCCGCGTCTCTCAGGTACCGCAACGAATCGGGTACGTCCGCTACGGTCGTGGATTTCTGTTGACTGAAAGACTTTATCCTCCGCGAGACGGTTTCCAACTGGAGCCAGTATCCGCGTTGGATTATTACCTGAATCTCGCTCAATCGGTTGGTGCCACGGTAGACAGTCGACAAACCCAACTCGCGACAACTTCAGCAGAGGAACAGCAGGCAGACGCAATCTGGGACCAGATTGGTTTCGGCAGCGGGCGTCAAGTCGTTGCGCTAAATACGGGCGGCGCCTACGGATCTGCAAAACAGTGGCCATTGGAATACTTTGCCACGCTGGCCGCGCGTCTAACGCGAGAATTGAATGCACATGTGGTGGTACTCTGCGGACCCGCAGAAGTTTCCAGCGCGGAGCGGATTGTTGAATTAGCGAATTCGGATCAAGTCAAGAGTTTGGCAGGTAAGAAGGTCTCAATCGGGCTGAGCAAAGCGATTGTCAAGCGATCGGATCTCCTAATTTCCACGGACAGCGGACCGCGTCATTTCGGTGCTGCGTTTAACGTCCCGACCATCACGCTGTTCGGCCCCACCGATCCCCGCTGGAGTGAAAACTACCATCAAAACGCAATTCATTTGAGTCGGGAGGTCGCCTGTGGTCCTTGTGCGGAACGCTCTTGCCCGATTGGACACCATCGATGCATGCGTGAATTGACGGTCGATCATGTATTCAATGCGGCCAATCACTTGATCCAAAGGACACAGAGTTCCCGCCACGTTGCGTAA
- a CDS encoding class I SAM-dependent methyltransferase, which translates to MRNRKATLKRHREWVTEYQGRHLEGQGTMIPNGFPKTLQDIRSTIRPIDGWLTDREASFLALLGACPTATGDILEIGSFRGRSTVVLAKAKQLVDGDDSTLVAIDPLPNEEPMTESARGERSARALFDLNLRQSGVDREIEFHQAYSYDLAEEWNRELRLLWIDGDHSYPSTKQDFDLFSPHLVNGGMLAMHDVLSRYDGCIRVFSEDVLNSPHFGAVGICGSIGWAQYWDDPADAVEFSDQKQALHDQLLPLVDYHCQPESPRGLAKLHYKLLRARVPHQRVKPDRWIRSVRTDFAAHA; encoded by the coding sequence TTGCGTAATCGCAAGGCAACGTTGAAACGCCATCGTGAATGGGTAACCGAATACCAAGGTCGCCATCTGGAAGGACAAGGAACAATGATCCCCAACGGTTTCCCTAAAACGCTCCAAGATATCCGCTCAACCATTCGTCCTATCGACGGCTGGCTGACAGACCGAGAGGCCTCATTTCTAGCCCTGCTTGGTGCCTGCCCGACAGCGACGGGCGATATTCTCGAGATTGGAAGTTTTCGCGGGCGCTCGACAGTCGTCCTGGCAAAAGCAAAACAACTTGTCGACGGTGACGATTCGACTCTGGTGGCGATCGATCCGTTGCCAAATGAAGAACCGATGACGGAATCAGCTCGTGGCGAGCGAAGTGCTCGCGCACTGTTTGACTTGAACCTCAGACAATCGGGGGTCGATCGGGAAATCGAGTTCCATCAAGCCTACTCTTATGACTTGGCTGAGGAGTGGAATCGAGAATTGCGGTTGCTTTGGATTGACGGCGACCACAGCTATCCGTCGACCAAGCAGGACTTTGATCTCTTTTCACCCCACCTCGTGAACGGCGGCATGCTTGCGATGCACGACGTATTGTCCAGATACGACGGATGCATCCGCGTTTTCAGCGAGGACGTTCTGAATTCGCCCCACTTCGGAGCGGTCGGAATTTGTGGCTCCATCGGATGGGCACAATATTGGGATGACCCGGCGGACGCAGTTGAATTTTCCGACCAGAAACAGGCGCTACACGATCAATTGCTTCCTTTGGTTGATTACCACTGCCAACCCGAGTCACCTCGCGGTCTGGCCAAGCTGCATTACAAGCTGCTTCGGGCCCGCGTGCCCCACCAGCGAGTGAAACCCGACCGCTGGATTCGGTCGGTCCGAACGGACTTCGCAGCTCACGCCTAG
- the glgP gene encoding alpha-glucan family phosphorylase → MSQTQTVLPEESSTTPRSHEMGAQTLYDKCMALASNMWWAWHPEVINLFRDLDPIRWRQLDHNPIALLKEFTPARLEGRATEMVLYSRIHHAYRQLKAYVSSNRPTWATNHAGVLGAKPVAYFSAEFGIHESVPIYSGGLGVLSGDHIKSASGLGLPLVAVGLFYDQGYFKQRLDEDGYQLEEYLDTRVDNLPLKPALDADGKHLTISIETRTGKLLARVWLMFVGRVRLYLLDCDVEGNSPEDRSLTSRLYGGDERTRIRQELVLGVGGVRALSALGISPGVYHLNEGHSAFAPLEAVRERMVEDGVSFDDGLREVAQHTVFTTHTPVPAGHDRFDPESVEEHLGPLRDSLGISYDQLMGFGRVEPQNGAESFCMTVLGLKLSRRANAVSALHGHVSRRMWAHLWPWRSEEEIPIGHITNGVHIPSWLAWQMNQLYDRSFEAGWIHRMGEPEAWQNIYDVDPGELWETHNSLKNLMLAFVRRRISRQCRRRGESDEVVETARNLLDPDVLTIGFARRFATYKRADLIMSDAERLIAMLSDESRPIQIIYAGKAHPKDEPGKELIRKIANVRFDARFRNRLIFIEDYDVNVCRHLIQGVDVWLNNPRRPLEASGTSGQKVVLNGGLNMSVLDGWWAEAFDGRNGFAIGNGNSNVSDEISDQRDAESLFDVLENRVIPLYYNRDVDGLPRQWVRMMMHSIGSLAWRFSAHRMLMDYARTCYVPAAGGLSCDMNFR, encoded by the coding sequence ATGAGCCAGACGCAGACGGTTTTACCGGAAGAGTCTTCAACAACGCCTCGCAGTCACGAAATGGGTGCCCAAACGCTCTACGACAAGTGTATGGCGCTAGCCAGCAACATGTGGTGGGCTTGGCATCCGGAGGTCATCAATCTGTTCCGCGACTTGGATCCAATCCGGTGGCGACAATTGGATCACAATCCGATTGCGTTGTTGAAGGAGTTTACGCCAGCCCGACTGGAAGGTCGAGCGACGGAGATGGTCCTCTATAGTCGCATTCACCATGCTTATCGGCAGCTGAAAGCCTATGTGTCCTCGAACCGTCCGACCTGGGCGACCAACCACGCGGGCGTTTTGGGTGCCAAACCGGTCGCTTATTTTTCGGCTGAGTTTGGAATTCACGAGTCAGTACCGATTTATTCGGGTGGCTTGGGCGTGCTTTCGGGTGACCACATTAAGAGTGCGAGTGGCCTTGGTCTGCCTTTAGTGGCCGTCGGTCTGTTCTACGATCAGGGGTATTTCAAACAGCGGTTGGATGAGGACGGCTACCAACTGGAAGAGTACCTCGACACACGCGTCGACAACCTTCCGCTCAAACCCGCCTTGGACGCGGATGGCAAGCATTTAACCATTTCGATCGAAACCCGCACGGGCAAGTTATTGGCGCGTGTCTGGTTGATGTTTGTAGGTCGCGTTCGACTCTATCTTTTGGATTGTGACGTCGAAGGGAACAGTCCCGAGGATCGATCTTTGACGAGTCGGCTCTACGGCGGTGACGAACGAACTCGAATCCGTCAGGAATTGGTGTTGGGAGTTGGTGGCGTCCGCGCCCTGTCGGCCTTGGGCATCTCGCCCGGTGTGTACCATTTGAACGAGGGACACAGCGCATTTGCCCCGCTAGAAGCGGTTCGTGAACGGATGGTCGAAGATGGTGTCAGTTTCGATGATGGTTTACGAGAAGTAGCCCAGCACACGGTGTTCACGACGCACACTCCTGTGCCCGCGGGACATGATCGGTTCGATCCGGAATCGGTGGAAGAACATCTCGGCCCGCTGCGAGACTCGCTAGGCATTTCCTACGACCAGTTGATGGGATTTGGTCGTGTCGAGCCGCAAAATGGAGCCGAGAGTTTCTGTATGACCGTTCTCGGGCTGAAGCTGTCGCGTCGAGCCAACGCGGTAAGTGCTTTGCACGGTCATGTGTCACGACGCATGTGGGCCCACCTTTGGCCTTGGCGTTCGGAAGAAGAGATTCCGATTGGGCACATCACCAATGGTGTCCACATCCCGAGCTGGTTGGCTTGGCAAATGAACCAGCTTTATGATCGCAGTTTTGAAGCCGGTTGGATTCATCGGATGGGTGAGCCAGAGGCCTGGCAAAATATCTATGATGTGGATCCGGGTGAGTTGTGGGAGACGCACAATTCACTGAAAAACTTGATGTTGGCCTTCGTTCGTCGTCGGATCAGTCGACAATGTCGCCGCCGAGGCGAGAGTGACGAGGTTGTAGAGACCGCACGAAATCTGCTCGATCCTGATGTGCTCACGATCGGATTCGCAAGAAGGTTTGCAACGTATAAACGAGCCGATCTGATCATGTCGGACGCTGAGCGATTGATCGCGATGTTGTCTGACGAGTCGCGACCGATTCAGATTATCTACGCCGGTAAGGCTCATCCGAAGGACGAGCCAGGTAAAGAGTTGATTCGTAAGATCGCAAACGTGCGTTTTGACGCGCGATTTCGAAATCGCCTCATTTTTATTGAGGACTACGATGTCAACGTTTGTCGGCATTTAATCCAGGGCGTGGATGTTTGGCTGAATAATCCGAGACGTCCACTGGAGGCTTCCGGGACAAGCGGTCAAAAAGTCGTCTTGAACGGTGGTCTGAACATGTCCGTCCTTGACGGTTGGTGGGCCGAGGCGTTTGATGGCCGTAACGGGTTTGCCATTGGCAACGGAAACAGTAACGTATCAGACGAGATCAGTGATCAACGCGACGCCGAGTCGTTGTTCGATGTGTTGGAAAATCGTGTGATACCGCTCTACTACAACCGAGATGTCGATGGGTTGCCTCGCCAATGGGTGCGAATGATGATGCACTCAATCGGATCGCTCGCATGGAGATTTAGTGCCCATCGTATGCTGATGGACTATGCTCGCACCTGTTACGTACCGGCTGCCGGTGGTTTGAGTTGCGATATGAATTTCCGCTAG
- a CDS encoding acyl-CoA/acyl-ACP dehydrogenase, whose translation MQFPTKRINRYDPGRLRQLRAQLREMRSQQNETTWPAAQLQLCAEAGVFYWFLPQSAGGAGWTTTDLLRGYFELAAGCLTTAFVLTQCMGAFQRIAASENRALKAELLTDLTTGRRLATLGISQLTTSQRHLGRPVLLATRVGDNYRLDGRSPWVTGARHTDLFVLAAATEEGQQMLCAVNSTEPGVLVKPAPELVGLTGSETSEVLLEGVLVASDRQIAGPAPDLMSRGGGNAGGLQTSALAIGLASESIDFIAEAAEKRPELTDFSTPLRRELDALEAELLSGAVNQSSPVSNSAPFDPFQCRARANSLALRATQAALIAAKGSGYVRGHCAGRWCQEALFFLVWSCPPSVVENYRMELIHPQTE comes from the coding sequence ATGCAATTCCCGACCAAGCGAATTAATCGCTACGATCCTGGCCGACTCCGACAACTCCGAGCCCAGCTTCGTGAAATGCGATCTCAGCAAAACGAGACCACTTGGCCCGCTGCCCAGCTGCAACTTTGTGCCGAGGCGGGAGTCTTTTACTGGTTTCTCCCCCAATCCGCGGGTGGTGCAGGTTGGACAACCACCGATCTGCTCCGCGGCTATTTTGAATTGGCGGCGGGCTGTCTGACCACGGCCTTTGTATTGACCCAATGCATGGGAGCCTTTCAACGGATCGCCGCTTCAGAAAACAGAGCCTTAAAAGCCGAATTGCTCACCGATCTCACCACGGGCCGACGATTGGCCACCTTGGGTATTTCTCAACTCACCACGAGCCAGCGTCATCTGGGACGGCCTGTACTACTCGCCACTCGGGTGGGTGACAATTATCGTTTGGATGGTCGTAGTCCTTGGGTTACGGGTGCCCGTCATACCGATCTATTTGTGCTTGCCGCCGCCACCGAAGAAGGCCAACAGATGCTCTGTGCTGTCAACAGCACAGAGCCGGGAGTGCTTGTCAAACCAGCCCCCGAGCTGGTCGGCCTCACGGGAAGCGAGACCAGCGAGGTACTTTTGGAAGGCGTGTTGGTGGCCTCTGATCGTCAAATCGCGGGCCCCGCGCCGGATTTAATGAGTCGCGGAGGCGGAAACGCGGGCGGGCTGCAAACTTCTGCTCTCGCAATCGGCTTGGCCAGCGAATCAATCGATTTCATCGCGGAAGCCGCAGAAAAACGACCTGAATTGACTGATTTCTCCACTCCCTTGCGTCGCGAATTGGATGCACTGGAGGCCGAATTGTTATCCGGCGCGGTCAACCAATCCTCCCCGGTTAGCAATTCGGCCCCCTTTGATCCATTTCAATGTCGCGCGAGAGCCAATAGCCTGGCACTACGTGCGACGCAGGCCGCCCTGATCGCTGCGAAAGGCAGTGGATACGTGCGGGGCCACTGCGCCGGACGATGGTGTCAGGAAGCTCTTTTCTTTCTGGTCTGGAGTTGCCCCCCGTCGGTAGTCGAAAACTACCGCATGGAGCTCATTCACCCCCAAACTGAGTAA
- the cysC gene encoding adenylyl-sulfate kinase: MTRDTHVTWHEHNVTRADRERLANHSGCVVWFTGLSGCGKSTVANAVDLKLHDRQIRAFLLDGDNIRHGLNSGPAMLSEEHGEEFATRFGLGFGSMDREENIRRIGAVSQLFCAAGIVTLTAFVSPYRKDRELVKHLVVSRGRSDDFIEVFVDTPLSVCESRDPKGLYKKARAGEIKNFTGIDDPYEPPTKPEITLKSDGATPEVLADQVIAHLEAIGKIPKVS; the protein is encoded by the coding sequence ATGACGCGAGATACGCATGTCACTTGGCACGAACACAACGTAACTCGAGCAGATCGCGAACGACTGGCCAATCACAGTGGATGTGTCGTTTGGTTCACGGGACTGAGTGGTTGCGGCAAAAGTACTGTCGCCAACGCGGTTGACCTGAAGCTCCACGATCGCCAAATCCGTGCGTTTTTACTCGATGGCGACAATATTCGGCATGGTCTCAATTCGGGACCTGCAATGCTATCGGAAGAACATGGCGAAGAATTTGCAACTCGTTTCGGGTTAGGATTCGGTTCAATGGACCGAGAAGAGAATATCCGTCGAATCGGCGCTGTCTCTCAACTGTTCTGTGCGGCGGGAATCGTAACGCTAACAGCCTTTGTAAGTCCGTATCGCAAAGATCGAGAATTGGTGAAGCACTTGGTCGTTTCGCGGGGACGTTCGGACGACTTCATCGAAGTTTTCGTTGACACACCGCTCAGTGTTTGCGAGTCGCGCGATCCCAAAGGGCTCTACAAGAAGGCTCGAGCTGGGGAGATCAAGAACTTTACTGGCATTGACGATCCTTACGAACCTCCCACGAAGCCAGAAATCACGCTCAAGTCAGATGGCGCCACACCCGAAGTGCTCGCAGACCAAGTGATCGCTCATCTCGAAGCAATCGGAAAAATCCCGAAGGTCAGCTAG
- a CDS encoding BON domain-containing protein: MADTEAARIPEQVQTALHSSPIYALRELQVEQDAETIIISGRVETYYHKQLAQEIVRTVLNGRELVNAIHVDYVS, encoded by the coding sequence ATGGCCGATACCGAGGCCGCACGTATCCCCGAGCAAGTTCAAACCGCGCTCCATAGCAGCCCGATTTACGCACTCCGAGAGTTGCAAGTCGAGCAAGACGCTGAAACGATAATTATTTCTGGTCGCGTAGAAACGTATTATCACAAACAGCTCGCACAAGAGATTGTGCGCACGGTGCTCAACGGACGGGAACTTGTGAACGCAATCCATGTTGACTATGTTTCGTAG